One window of the Hyperolius riggenbachi isolate aHypRig1 chromosome 5, aHypRig1.pri, whole genome shotgun sequence genome contains the following:
- the SNX10 gene encoding sorting nexin-10 gives MFPKDKTGETISIWVRDPKIQKDWYPYLDYEICVHTNSMCFTVKTSRVRRRFREFVWLRQKLQSNAVLIDLPELPPKIPFFNISNAQNVEQRVRGLQEFLNK, from the exons GAGACCATCAGCATCTGGGTGCGAGACCCCAAGATACAGAAAGACTGGTATCCCTACCTGGATTATGAAATCTGCGTCCAT ACCAACAGCATGTGCTTCACAGTGAAAACCTCAAGAGTCCGAAGAAGGTTTCGAGAATTTGTCTGGCTGCGGCAGAAACTCCAGAGCAATGCAGTGTTAAT TGATCTGCCAGAACTGCCACCCAAGATCCCATTCTTCAACATCAGTAACGCACAGAACGTGGAGCAGCGTGTCCGCGGCCTACAGGAATTCTTGAACAAGTGA